One genomic segment of Drosophila melanogaster chromosome 3R includes these proteins:
- the gro gene encoding groucho, isoform E, giving the protein MYPSPVRHPAAGGPPPQGPIKFTIADTLERIKEEFNFLQAQYHSIKLECEKLSNEKTEMQRHYVMYYEMSYGLNVEMHKQTEIAKRLNTLINQLLPFLQADHQQQVLQAVERAKQVTMQELNLIIGHQQQHGIQQLLQQIHAQQVPGGPPQPMGALNPFGALGATMGLPHGPQGLLNKPPEHHRPDIKPTGLEGPAAAEERLRNSVSPADREKYRTRSPLDIENDSKRRKDEKLQEDEGEKSDQDLVVDVANEMESHSPRPNGEHVSMEVRDRESLNGERLEKPSSSGIKQERPPSRSGSSSSRSTPSLKTKDMEKPGTPGAKARTPTPNAAAPAPGVNPKQMMPQGPPPAGYPGAPYQRPADPYQRPPSDPAYGRPPPMPYDPHAHVRTNGIPHPSALTGGKPAYSFHMNGEGSLQPVPFPPDALVGVGIPRHARQINTLSHGEVVCAVTISNPTKYVYTGGKGCVKVWDISQPGNKNPVSQLDCLQRDNYIRSVKLLPDGRTLIVGGEASNLSIWDLASPTPRIKAELTSAAPACYALAISPDSKVCFSCCSDGNIAVWDLHNEILVRQFQGHTDGASCIDISPDGSRLWTGGLDNTVRSWDLREGRQLQQHDFSSQIFSLGYCPTGDWLAVGMENSHVEVLHASKPDKYQLHLHESCVLSLRFAACGKWFVSTGKDNLLNAWRTPYGASIFQSKETSSVLSCDISTDDKYIVTGSGDKKATVYEVIY; this is encoded by the exons ATGTATCCCTCACCGGTGCGCCACCCCGCCGCCGGG GGACCACCACCTCAGGGTCCAATCAAGTTCACCATCGCCGATACACTGGAACGCATCAAGGAGGAGTTCAACTTCCTGCAGGCGCAGTACCACAG CATTAAATTGGAGTGCGAGAAGCTGTCGAACGAGAAGACGGAGATGCAGCGCCATTATGTTATG TACTACGAGATGTCCTATGGCCTTAACGTGGAGATGCACAAGCAGACCGAGATCGCCAAGCGGCTGAACACACTGATCAACCAGCTACTTCCATTCCTTCAGGCCGACCACCAGCAGCAAGTGCTGCAGGCGGTGGAGCGGGCGAAGCAGGTGACCATGCAGGAGCTCAACCTGATCATTGGG catcagcagcaacatggaATTCAGCAACTTTTA CAACAGATCCACGCCCAGCAGGTGCCAGGTGGACCACCTCAGCCGATGGGCGCACTGAATCCGTTTGGCGCCCTGGGCGCCACCATGGGCCTGCCACACGGACCGCAAGGTCTGCTGAACAAACCGCCCGAACACCACAGGCCGGACATCAAGCCGACGGGTCTAGAGGGGCCAGCAGCCGCCGAGGAGCGATTG CGCAATTCGGTTTCGCCGGCCGATCGTGAGAAGTATCGCACACGCTCGCCGCTGGACATCGAGAACGACTCGAAGCGTCGAAAAGATGAGAAACTGCAA GAGGATGAAGGCGAGAAAAGCGATCAAGATTTAGTCGTAGATGTTGCAAATGAAATG GAATCCCACTCACCGCGTCCCAACGGCGAGCACGTGTCTATGGAGGTGCGCGATCGGGAAAGCTTGAATGGCGAGCGCCTGGAGAAGCCAAGCAGTAGTGGCATCAAGCAGGAACGGCCGCCCTCACGCTCCGGCTCCAGTTCGTCACGTTCCACACCCAGCCTCAAGACAAAAGAT ATGGAAAAGCCGGGTACACCGGGCGCCAAGGCACGCACACCGACACCGAACGCCGCTGCTCCGGCGCCAGGCGTTAATCCTAAACAAATGATGCCGCAGGGACCACCGCCAGCCGGATATCCGGGTGCACCGTATCAAAGGCCGGCCGATCCCTACCAGCGTCCACCGTCAGATCCAGCCTATGGACGACCGCCACCAATGCCGTACGATCCGCACGCCCATGTGCGAACCAATGGCATTCCACATCCCTCGGCCCTAACGGGTGGAAAGCC TGCATACTCTTTCCATATGAACGGCGAGGGTAGTCTACAACCGGTGCCGTTCCCGCCGGACGCGTTGGTGGGTGTTGGAATTCCGCGGCACGCCCGTCAGATCAACACGCTGTCGCATGGAGAGGTCGTCTGTGCGGTAACCATCTCTAATCCCACAAAGTACGTGTACACGGGCGGCAAGGGCTGCGTCAAGGTATGGGACATCTCGCAACCGGGCAACAAGAATCCAGTTAGCCAGCTGGATTGTCTGCAGCGCGACAACTACATCCGCTCGGTGAAGCTGCTGCCCGACGGCCGTACGCTGATCGTGGGTGGTGAGGCGTCCAACCTGTCTATCTGGGATCTGGCCAGTCCGACGCCTCGCATAAAGGCGGAACTAACATCGGCGGCGCCCGCCTGCTACGCTCTGGCCATTAGCCCTGACTCGAAGGTGTGCTTCTCGTGCTGCAGCGACGGCAATATCGCTGTGTGGGACCTGCACAACGAGATCCTGGTGCGCCAGTTCCAGGGCCATACCGACGGCGCTTCATGCATCGACATCAGTCCGGATGGCTCCAGGCTGTGGACGGGCGGCTTAGACAACACGGTGCGCTCCTGGGATCTGCGCGAGGGTcgccagctgcaacagcaCGACTTCAGCTCTCAAATATTCTCGCTCGGCTACTGTCCCACAG GCGACTGGCTGGCTGTGGGTATGGAGAACTCGCATGTGGAGGTGCTGCACGCATCGAAACCGGACAAGTATCAACTGCATCTGCACGAGAGCTGCGTTCTGTCGCTGCGCTTTGCCGCCTGCGGCAAATGGTTCGTTTCCACCGGCAAAGACAACCTGCTTAACGCATGGCGAACACCTTACGGTGCCAGCATATTCCAG TCGAAGGAAACATCATCCGTACTTAGCTGCGACATATCAACTGACGACAAATACATTGTGACGGGTTCGGGCGATAAGAAGGCTACTGTCTACGaagttatttattaa
- the gro gene encoding groucho, isoform F, with protein sequence MYPSPVRHPAAGGPPPQGPIKFTIADTLERIKEEFNFLQAQYHSIKLECEKLSNEKTEMQRHYVMYYEMSYGLNVEMHKQTEIAKRLNTLINQLLPFLQADHQQQVLQAVERAKQVTMQELNLIIGQQIHAQQVPGGPPQPMGALNPFGALGATMGLPHGPQGLLNKPPEHHRPDIKPTGLEGPAAAEERLRNSVSPADREKYRTRSPLDIENDSKRRKDEKLQEDEGEKSDQDLVVDVANEMESHSPRPNGEHVSMEVRDRESLNGERLEKPSSSGIKQERPPSRSGSSSSRSTPSLKTKDMEKPGTPGAKARTPTPNAAAPAPGVNPKQMMPQGPPPAGYPGAPYQRPADPYQRPPSDPAYGRPPPMPYDPHAHVRTNGIPHPSALTGGKPAYSFHMNGEGSLQPVPFPPDALVGVGIPRHARQINTLSHGEVVCAVTISNPTKYVYTGGKGCVKVWDISQPGNKNPVSQLDCLQRDNYIRSVKLLPDGRTLIVGGEASNLSIWDLASPTPRIKAELTSAAPACYALAISPDSKVCFSCCSDGNIAVWDLHNEILVRQFQGHTDGASCIDISPDGSRLWTGGLDNTVRSWDLREGRQLQQHDFSSQIFSLGYCPTGDWLAVGMENSHVEVLHASKPDKYQLHLHESCVLSLRFAACGKWFVSTGKDNLLNAWRTPYGASIFQSKETSSVLSCDISTDDKYIVTGSGDKKATVYEVIY encoded by the exons ATGTATCCCTCACCGGTGCGCCACCCCGCCGCCGGG GGACCACCACCTCAGGGTCCAATCAAGTTCACCATCGCCGATACACTGGAACGCATCAAGGAGGAGTTCAACTTCCTGCAGGCGCAGTACCACAG CATTAAATTGGAGTGCGAGAAGCTGTCGAACGAGAAGACGGAGATGCAGCGCCATTATGTTATG TACTACGAGATGTCCTATGGCCTTAACGTGGAGATGCACAAGCAGACCGAGATCGCCAAGCGGCTGAACACACTGATCAACCAGCTACTTCCATTCCTTCAGGCCGACCACCAGCAGCAAGTGCTGCAGGCGGTGGAGCGGGCGAAGCAGGTGACCATGCAGGAGCTCAACCTGATCATTGGG CAACAGATCCACGCCCAGCAGGTGCCAGGTGGACCACCTCAGCCGATGGGCGCACTGAATCCGTTTGGCGCCCTGGGCGCCACCATGGGCCTGCCACACGGACCGCAAGGTCTGCTGAACAAACCGCCCGAACACCACAGGCCGGACATCAAGCCGACGGGTCTAGAGGGGCCAGCAGCCGCCGAGGAGCGATTG CGCAATTCGGTTTCGCCGGCCGATCGTGAGAAGTATCGCACACGCTCGCCGCTGGACATCGAGAACGACTCGAAGCGTCGAAAAGATGAGAAACTGCAA GAGGATGAAGGCGAGAAAAGCGATCAAGATTTAGTCGTAGATGTTGCAAATGAAATG GAATCCCACTCACCGCGTCCCAACGGCGAGCACGTGTCTATGGAGGTGCGCGATCGGGAAAGCTTGAATGGCGAGCGCCTGGAGAAGCCAAGCAGTAGTGGCATCAAGCAGGAACGGCCGCCCTCACGCTCCGGCTCCAGTTCGTCACGTTCCACACCCAGCCTCAAGACAAAAGAT ATGGAAAAGCCGGGTACACCGGGCGCCAAGGCACGCACACCGACACCGAACGCCGCTGCTCCGGCGCCAGGCGTTAATCCTAAACAAATGATGCCGCAGGGACCACCGCCAGCCGGATATCCGGGTGCACCGTATCAAAGGCCGGCCGATCCCTACCAGCGTCCACCGTCAGATCCAGCCTATGGACGACCGCCACCAATGCCGTACGATCCGCACGCCCATGTGCGAACCAATGGCATTCCACATCCCTCGGCCCTAACGGGTGGAAAGCC TGCATACTCTTTCCATATGAACGGCGAGGGTAGTCTACAACCGGTGCCGTTCCCGCCGGACGCGTTGGTGGGTGTTGGAATTCCGCGGCACGCCCGTCAGATCAACACGCTGTCGCATGGAGAGGTCGTCTGTGCGGTAACCATCTCTAATCCCACAAAGTACGTGTACACGGGCGGCAAGGGCTGCGTCAAGGTATGGGACATCTCGCAACCGGGCAACAAGAATCCAGTTAGCCAGCTGGATTGTCTGCAGCGCGACAACTACATCCGCTCGGTGAAGCTGCTGCCCGACGGCCGTACGCTGATCGTGGGTGGTGAGGCGTCCAACCTGTCTATCTGGGATCTGGCCAGTCCGACGCCTCGCATAAAGGCGGAACTAACATCGGCGGCGCCCGCCTGCTACGCTCTGGCCATTAGCCCTGACTCGAAGGTGTGCTTCTCGTGCTGCAGCGACGGCAATATCGCTGTGTGGGACCTGCACAACGAGATCCTGGTGCGCCAGTTCCAGGGCCATACCGACGGCGCTTCATGCATCGACATCAGTCCGGATGGCTCCAGGCTGTGGACGGGCGGCTTAGACAACACGGTGCGCTCCTGGGATCTGCGCGAGGGTcgccagctgcaacagcaCGACTTCAGCTCTCAAATATTCTCGCTCGGCTACTGTCCCACAG GCGACTGGCTGGCTGTGGGTATGGAGAACTCGCATGTGGAGGTGCTGCACGCATCGAAACCGGACAAGTATCAACTGCATCTGCACGAGAGCTGCGTTCTGTCGCTGCGCTTTGCCGCCTGCGGCAAATGGTTCGTTTCCACCGGCAAAGACAACCTGCTTAACGCATGGCGAACACCTTACGGTGCCAGCATATTCCAG TCGAAGGAAACATCATCCGTACTTAGCTGCGACATATCAACTGACGACAAATACATTGTGACGGGTTCGGGCGATAAGAAGGCTACTGTCTACGaagttatttattaa
- the gro gene encoding groucho, isoform J: MYPSPVRHPAAGGPPPQGPIKFTIADTLERIKEEFNFLQAQYHSIKLECEKLSNEKTEMQRHYVMYYEMSYGLNVEMHKQTEIAKRLNTLINQLLPFLQADHQQQVLQAVERAKQVTMQELNLIIGIHAQQVPGGPPQPMGALNPFGALGATMGLPHGPQGLLNKPPEHHRPDIKPTGLEGPAAAEERLRNSVSPADREKYRTRSPLDIENDSKRRKDEKLQEDEGEKSDQDLVVDVANEMESHSPRPNGEHVSMEVRDRESLNGERLEKPSSSGIKQERPPSRSGSSSSRSTPSLKTKDMEKPGTPGAKARTPTPNAAAPAPGVNPKQMMPQGPPPAGYPGAPYQRPADPYQRPPSDPAYGRPPPMPYDPHAHVRTNGIPHPSALTGGKPAYSFHMNGEGSLQPVPFPPDALVGVGIPRHARQINTLSHGEVVCAVTISNPTKYVYTGGKGCVKVWDISQPGNKNPVSQLDCLQRDNYIRSVKLLPDGRTLIVGGEASNLSIWDLASPTPRIKAELTSAAPACYALAISPDSKVCFSCCSDGNIAVWDLHNEILVRQFQGHTDGASCIDISPDGSRLWTGGLDNTVRSWDLREGRQLQQHDFSSQIFSLGYCPTGDWLAVGMENSHVEVLHASKPDKYQLHLHESCVLSLRFAACGKWFVSTGKDNLLNAWRTPYGASIFQSKETSSVLSCDISTDDKYIVTGSGDKKATVYEVIY, translated from the exons ATGTATCCCTCACCGGTGCGCCACCCCGCCGCCGGG GGACCACCACCTCAGGGTCCAATCAAGTTCACCATCGCCGATACACTGGAACGCATCAAGGAGGAGTTCAACTTCCTGCAGGCGCAGTACCACAG CATTAAATTGGAGTGCGAGAAGCTGTCGAACGAGAAGACGGAGATGCAGCGCCATTATGTTATG TACTACGAGATGTCCTATGGCCTTAACGTGGAGATGCACAAGCAGACCGAGATCGCCAAGCGGCTGAACACACTGATCAACCAGCTACTTCCATTCCTTCAGGCCGACCACCAGCAGCAAGTGCTGCAGGCGGTGGAGCGGGCGAAGCAGGTGACCATGCAGGAGCTCAACCTGATCATTGGG ATCCACGCCCAGCAGGTGCCAGGTGGACCACCTCAGCCGATGGGCGCACTGAATCCGTTTGGCGCCCTGGGCGCCACCATGGGCCTGCCACACGGACCGCAAGGTCTGCTGAACAAACCGCCCGAACACCACAGGCCGGACATCAAGCCGACGGGTCTAGAGGGGCCAGCAGCCGCCGAGGAGCGATTG CGCAATTCGGTTTCGCCGGCCGATCGTGAGAAGTATCGCACACGCTCGCCGCTGGACATCGAGAACGACTCGAAGCGTCGAAAAGATGAGAAACTGCAA GAGGATGAAGGCGAGAAAAGCGATCAAGATTTAGTCGTAGATGTTGCAAATGAAATG GAATCCCACTCACCGCGTCCCAACGGCGAGCACGTGTCTATGGAGGTGCGCGATCGGGAAAGCTTGAATGGCGAGCGCCTGGAGAAGCCAAGCAGTAGTGGCATCAAGCAGGAACGGCCGCCCTCACGCTCCGGCTCCAGTTCGTCACGTTCCACACCCAGCCTCAAGACAAAAGAT ATGGAAAAGCCGGGTACACCGGGCGCCAAGGCACGCACACCGACACCGAACGCCGCTGCTCCGGCGCCAGGCGTTAATCCTAAACAAATGATGCCGCAGGGACCACCGCCAGCCGGATATCCGGGTGCACCGTATCAAAGGCCGGCCGATCCCTACCAGCGTCCACCGTCAGATCCAGCCTATGGACGACCGCCACCAATGCCGTACGATCCGCACGCCCATGTGCGAACCAATGGCATTCCACATCCCTCGGCCCTAACGGGTGGAAAGCC TGCATACTCTTTCCATATGAACGGCGAGGGTAGTCTACAACCGGTGCCGTTCCCGCCGGACGCGTTGGTGGGTGTTGGAATTCCGCGGCACGCCCGTCAGATCAACACGCTGTCGCATGGAGAGGTCGTCTGTGCGGTAACCATCTCTAATCCCACAAAGTACGTGTACACGGGCGGCAAGGGCTGCGTCAAGGTATGGGACATCTCGCAACCGGGCAACAAGAATCCAGTTAGCCAGCTGGATTGTCTGCAGCGCGACAACTACATCCGCTCGGTGAAGCTGCTGCCCGACGGCCGTACGCTGATCGTGGGTGGTGAGGCGTCCAACCTGTCTATCTGGGATCTGGCCAGTCCGACGCCTCGCATAAAGGCGGAACTAACATCGGCGGCGCCCGCCTGCTACGCTCTGGCCATTAGCCCTGACTCGAAGGTGTGCTTCTCGTGCTGCAGCGACGGCAATATCGCTGTGTGGGACCTGCACAACGAGATCCTGGTGCGCCAGTTCCAGGGCCATACCGACGGCGCTTCATGCATCGACATCAGTCCGGATGGCTCCAGGCTGTGGACGGGCGGCTTAGACAACACGGTGCGCTCCTGGGATCTGCGCGAGGGTcgccagctgcaacagcaCGACTTCAGCTCTCAAATATTCTCGCTCGGCTACTGTCCCACAG GCGACTGGCTGGCTGTGGGTATGGAGAACTCGCATGTGGAGGTGCTGCACGCATCGAAACCGGACAAGTATCAACTGCATCTGCACGAGAGCTGCGTTCTGTCGCTGCGCTTTGCCGCCTGCGGCAAATGGTTCGTTTCCACCGGCAAAGACAACCTGCTTAACGCATGGCGAACACCTTACGGTGCCAGCATATTCCAG TCGAAGGAAACATCATCCGTACTTAGCTGCGACATATCAACTGACGACAAATACATTGTGACGGGTTCGGGCGATAAGAAGGCTACTGTCTACGaagttatttattaa
- the gro gene encoding groucho, isoform I: MYPSPVRHPAAGGPPPQGPIKFTIADTLERIKEEFNFLQAQYHSIKLECEKLSNEKTEMQRHYVMYYEMSYGLNVEMHKQTEIAKRLNTLINQLLPFLQADHQQQVLQAVERAKQVTMQELNLIIGIHAQQVPGGPPQPMGALNPFGALGATMGLPHGPQGLLNKPPEHHRPDIKPTGLEGPAAAEERLRNSVSPADREKYRTRSPLDIENDSKRRKDEKLQESHSPRPNGEHVSMEVRDRESLNGERLEKPSSSGIKQERPPSRSGSSSSRSTPSLKTKDMEKPGTPGAKARTPTPNAAAPAPGVNPKQMMPQGPPPAGYPGAPYQRPADPYQRPPSDPAYGRPPPMPYDPHAHVRTNGIPHPSALTGGKPAYSFHMNGEGSLQPVPFPPDALVGVGIPRHARQINTLSHGEVVCAVTISNPTKYVYTGGKGCVKVWDISQPGNKNPVSQLDCLQRDNYIRSVKLLPDGRTLIVGGEASNLSIWDLASPTPRIKAELTSAAPACYALAISPDSKVCFSCCSDGNIAVWDLHNEILVRQFQGHTDGASCIDISPDGSRLWTGGLDNTVRSWDLREGRQLQQHDFSSQIFSLGYCPTGDWLAVGMENSHVEVLHASKPDKYQLHLHESCVLSLRFAACGKWFVSTGKDNLLNAWRTPYGASIFQSKETSSVLSCDISTDDKYIVTGSGDKKATVYEVIY, translated from the exons ATGTATCCCTCACCGGTGCGCCACCCCGCCGCCGGG GGACCACCACCTCAGGGTCCAATCAAGTTCACCATCGCCGATACACTGGAACGCATCAAGGAGGAGTTCAACTTCCTGCAGGCGCAGTACCACAG CATTAAATTGGAGTGCGAGAAGCTGTCGAACGAGAAGACGGAGATGCAGCGCCATTATGTTATG TACTACGAGATGTCCTATGGCCTTAACGTGGAGATGCACAAGCAGACCGAGATCGCCAAGCGGCTGAACACACTGATCAACCAGCTACTTCCATTCCTTCAGGCCGACCACCAGCAGCAAGTGCTGCAGGCGGTGGAGCGGGCGAAGCAGGTGACCATGCAGGAGCTCAACCTGATCATTGGG ATCCACGCCCAGCAGGTGCCAGGTGGACCACCTCAGCCGATGGGCGCACTGAATCCGTTTGGCGCCCTGGGCGCCACCATGGGCCTGCCACACGGACCGCAAGGTCTGCTGAACAAACCGCCCGAACACCACAGGCCGGACATCAAGCCGACGGGTCTAGAGGGGCCAGCAGCCGCCGAGGAGCGATTG CGCAATTCGGTTTCGCCGGCCGATCGTGAGAAGTATCGCACACGCTCGCCGCTGGACATCGAGAACGACTCGAAGCGTCGAAAAGATGAGAAACTGCAA GAATCCCACTCACCGCGTCCCAACGGCGAGCACGTGTCTATGGAGGTGCGCGATCGGGAAAGCTTGAATGGCGAGCGCCTGGAGAAGCCAAGCAGTAGTGGCATCAAGCAGGAACGGCCGCCCTCACGCTCCGGCTCCAGTTCGTCACGTTCCACACCCAGCCTCAAGACAAAAGAT ATGGAAAAGCCGGGTACACCGGGCGCCAAGGCACGCACACCGACACCGAACGCCGCTGCTCCGGCGCCAGGCGTTAATCCTAAACAAATGATGCCGCAGGGACCACCGCCAGCCGGATATCCGGGTGCACCGTATCAAAGGCCGGCCGATCCCTACCAGCGTCCACCGTCAGATCCAGCCTATGGACGACCGCCACCAATGCCGTACGATCCGCACGCCCATGTGCGAACCAATGGCATTCCACATCCCTCGGCCCTAACGGGTGGAAAGCC TGCATACTCTTTCCATATGAACGGCGAGGGTAGTCTACAACCGGTGCCGTTCCCGCCGGACGCGTTGGTGGGTGTTGGAATTCCGCGGCACGCCCGTCAGATCAACACGCTGTCGCATGGAGAGGTCGTCTGTGCGGTAACCATCTCTAATCCCACAAAGTACGTGTACACGGGCGGCAAGGGCTGCGTCAAGGTATGGGACATCTCGCAACCGGGCAACAAGAATCCAGTTAGCCAGCTGGATTGTCTGCAGCGCGACAACTACATCCGCTCGGTGAAGCTGCTGCCCGACGGCCGTACGCTGATCGTGGGTGGTGAGGCGTCCAACCTGTCTATCTGGGATCTGGCCAGTCCGACGCCTCGCATAAAGGCGGAACTAACATCGGCGGCGCCCGCCTGCTACGCTCTGGCCATTAGCCCTGACTCGAAGGTGTGCTTCTCGTGCTGCAGCGACGGCAATATCGCTGTGTGGGACCTGCACAACGAGATCCTGGTGCGCCAGTTCCAGGGCCATACCGACGGCGCTTCATGCATCGACATCAGTCCGGATGGCTCCAGGCTGTGGACGGGCGGCTTAGACAACACGGTGCGCTCCTGGGATCTGCGCGAGGGTcgccagctgcaacagcaCGACTTCAGCTCTCAAATATTCTCGCTCGGCTACTGTCCCACAG GCGACTGGCTGGCTGTGGGTATGGAGAACTCGCATGTGGAGGTGCTGCACGCATCGAAACCGGACAAGTATCAACTGCATCTGCACGAGAGCTGCGTTCTGTCGCTGCGCTTTGCCGCCTGCGGCAAATGGTTCGTTTCCACCGGCAAAGACAACCTGCTTAACGCATGGCGAACACCTTACGGTGCCAGCATATTCCAG TCGAAGGAAACATCATCCGTACTTAGCTGCGACATATCAACTGACGACAAATACATTGTGACGGGTTCGGGCGATAAGAAGGCTACTGTCTACGaagttatttattaa
- the gro gene encoding groucho, isoform G, translated as MYPSPVRHPAAGGPPPQGPIKFTIADTLERIKEEFNFLQAQYHSIKLECEKLSNEKTEMQRHYVMYYEMSYGLNVEMHKQTEIAKRLNTLINQLLPFLQADHQQQVLQAVERAKQVTMQELNLIIGHQQQHGIQQLLIHAQQVPGGPPQPMGALNPFGALGATMGLPHGPQGLLNKPPEHHRPDIKPTGLEGPAAAEERLRNSVSPADREKYRTRSPLDIENDSKRRKDEKLQEDEGEKSDQDLVVDVANEMESHSPRPNGEHVSMEVRDRESLNGERLEKPSSSGIKQERPPSRSGSSSSRSTPSLKTKDMEKPGTPGAKARTPTPNAAAPAPGVNPKQMMPQGPPPAGYPGAPYQRPADPYQRPPSDPAYGRPPPMPYDPHAHVRTNGIPHPSALTGGKPAYSFHMNGEGSLQPVPFPPDALVGVGIPRHARQINTLSHGEVVCAVTISNPTKYVYTGGKGCVKVWDISQPGNKNPVSQLDCLQRDNYIRSVKLLPDGRTLIVGGEASNLSIWDLASPTPRIKAELTSAAPACYALAISPDSKVCFSCCSDGNIAVWDLHNEILVRQFQGHTDGASCIDISPDGSRLWTGGLDNTVRSWDLREGRQLQQHDFSSQIFSLGYCPTGDWLAVGMENSHVEVLHASKPDKYQLHLHESCVLSLRFAACGKWFVSTGKDNLLNAWRTPYGASIFQSKETSSVLSCDISTDDKYIVTGSGDKKATVYEVIY; from the exons ATGTATCCCTCACCGGTGCGCCACCCCGCCGCCGGG GGACCACCACCTCAGGGTCCAATCAAGTTCACCATCGCCGATACACTGGAACGCATCAAGGAGGAGTTCAACTTCCTGCAGGCGCAGTACCACAG CATTAAATTGGAGTGCGAGAAGCTGTCGAACGAGAAGACGGAGATGCAGCGCCATTATGTTATG TACTACGAGATGTCCTATGGCCTTAACGTGGAGATGCACAAGCAGACCGAGATCGCCAAGCGGCTGAACACACTGATCAACCAGCTACTTCCATTCCTTCAGGCCGACCACCAGCAGCAAGTGCTGCAGGCGGTGGAGCGGGCGAAGCAGGTGACCATGCAGGAGCTCAACCTGATCATTGGG catcagcagcaacatggaATTCAGCAACTTTTA ATCCACGCCCAGCAGGTGCCAGGTGGACCACCTCAGCCGATGGGCGCACTGAATCCGTTTGGCGCCCTGGGCGCCACCATGGGCCTGCCACACGGACCGCAAGGTCTGCTGAACAAACCGCCCGAACACCACAGGCCGGACATCAAGCCGACGGGTCTAGAGGGGCCAGCAGCCGCCGAGGAGCGATTG CGCAATTCGGTTTCGCCGGCCGATCGTGAGAAGTATCGCACACGCTCGCCGCTGGACATCGAGAACGACTCGAAGCGTCGAAAAGATGAGAAACTGCAA GAGGATGAAGGCGAGAAAAGCGATCAAGATTTAGTCGTAGATGTTGCAAATGAAATG GAATCCCACTCACCGCGTCCCAACGGCGAGCACGTGTCTATGGAGGTGCGCGATCGGGAAAGCTTGAATGGCGAGCGCCTGGAGAAGCCAAGCAGTAGTGGCATCAAGCAGGAACGGCCGCCCTCACGCTCCGGCTCCAGTTCGTCACGTTCCACACCCAGCCTCAAGACAAAAGAT ATGGAAAAGCCGGGTACACCGGGCGCCAAGGCACGCACACCGACACCGAACGCCGCTGCTCCGGCGCCAGGCGTTAATCCTAAACAAATGATGCCGCAGGGACCACCGCCAGCCGGATATCCGGGTGCACCGTATCAAAGGCCGGCCGATCCCTACCAGCGTCCACCGTCAGATCCAGCCTATGGACGACCGCCACCAATGCCGTACGATCCGCACGCCCATGTGCGAACCAATGGCATTCCACATCCCTCGGCCCTAACGGGTGGAAAGCC TGCATACTCTTTCCATATGAACGGCGAGGGTAGTCTACAACCGGTGCCGTTCCCGCCGGACGCGTTGGTGGGTGTTGGAATTCCGCGGCACGCCCGTCAGATCAACACGCTGTCGCATGGAGAGGTCGTCTGTGCGGTAACCATCTCTAATCCCACAAAGTACGTGTACACGGGCGGCAAGGGCTGCGTCAAGGTATGGGACATCTCGCAACCGGGCAACAAGAATCCAGTTAGCCAGCTGGATTGTCTGCAGCGCGACAACTACATCCGCTCGGTGAAGCTGCTGCCCGACGGCCGTACGCTGATCGTGGGTGGTGAGGCGTCCAACCTGTCTATCTGGGATCTGGCCAGTCCGACGCCTCGCATAAAGGCGGAACTAACATCGGCGGCGCCCGCCTGCTACGCTCTGGCCATTAGCCCTGACTCGAAGGTGTGCTTCTCGTGCTGCAGCGACGGCAATATCGCTGTGTGGGACCTGCACAACGAGATCCTGGTGCGCCAGTTCCAGGGCCATACCGACGGCGCTTCATGCATCGACATCAGTCCGGATGGCTCCAGGCTGTGGACGGGCGGCTTAGACAACACGGTGCGCTCCTGGGATCTGCGCGAGGGTcgccagctgcaacagcaCGACTTCAGCTCTCAAATATTCTCGCTCGGCTACTGTCCCACAG GCGACTGGCTGGCTGTGGGTATGGAGAACTCGCATGTGGAGGTGCTGCACGCATCGAAACCGGACAAGTATCAACTGCATCTGCACGAGAGCTGCGTTCTGTCGCTGCGCTTTGCCGCCTGCGGCAAATGGTTCGTTTCCACCGGCAAAGACAACCTGCTTAACGCATGGCGAACACCTTACGGTGCCAGCATATTCCAG TCGAAGGAAACATCATCCGTACTTAGCTGCGACATATCAACTGACGACAAATACATTGTGACGGGTTCGGGCGATAAGAAGGCTACTGTCTACGaagttatttattaa